The Mixta hanseatica genome includes a region encoding these proteins:
- the flgK gene encoding flagellar hook-associated protein FlgK — MNLMYLAQSGLSAAQASLNVVGNNLNNAYTVGYSRQNIILGEAGGKTTQNGYFGYGVQVNGVKRAYDGFINNQLRSAQTSYSALSSRYEQLSQIDNMLGDKSNNVSVSLNNIFGALEKMSSDPVSMAARQEAMSQFKSTAYQFQSSARTLTGLEKSTNTQINQTVNDINSYAKELATVNAALYKTHAQTGGQPADLLDQRDLLLNKLSNLVGVRVDENQLTGEVTVALSNGLPLVNGDRTCQFEATPSAANPARLEVAYIDASGNAIKLDEEKINSGKLGGLFKFRNEDLVDARDQLNQLALQMANRFNEVNAAGFDIEGEAGGDIFTITDPTALMNRNNQGDASLDISFSEISQVKAQDYTLVYQGPGANDWLITDSSGREITPEIGAAGELTFEGITIQPQGTPEAGDSFIFNSAGGVAENIAVAISSGDKIAASSSDDIDEESNNENIKDMIAIKNESLVGKATLTEAYASLVSSVGSSVNALKGNTEVAGYVKDQLVEQQQNVAGVDPTEEYIYMQMYTQYYQANTQVLQTATTIFDAILSIR; from the coding sequence ATGAATCTCATGTATCTGGCACAAAGCGGTCTGAGCGCCGCCCAGGCATCATTAAACGTCGTCGGTAATAACTTAAATAATGCTTATACGGTGGGATATAGCCGGCAAAATATTATTTTAGGCGAGGCGGGCGGTAAAACTACGCAAAATGGTTACTTTGGTTATGGCGTACAGGTTAATGGCGTGAAACGCGCCTATGATGGTTTTATTAATAATCAGTTACGCAGCGCGCAAACCTCTTATAGCGCCCTTTCCAGTCGTTATGAACAGCTTAGCCAGATCGATAATATGCTGGGCGACAAAAGCAATAATGTTTCCGTTTCGCTGAATAATATTTTTGGCGCACTGGAAAAAATGAGCAGCGATCCGGTAAGCATGGCCGCGCGACAGGAAGCGATGTCGCAATTTAAATCGACCGCCTACCAGTTTCAAAGCAGCGCCCGGACGCTTACCGGACTGGAAAAAAGCACCAACACCCAAATCAACCAAACCGTAAACGATATTAATTCGTATGCCAAAGAGCTGGCGACGGTGAATGCCGCGCTGTATAAAACGCATGCGCAAACCGGCGGACAGCCAGCAGATTTGCTGGATCAACGCGATTTGTTGCTGAATAAGTTAAGCAATCTGGTCGGCGTGCGGGTGGATGAAAATCAGCTGACCGGTGAAGTTACTGTTGCGCTTTCCAACGGGTTGCCGCTGGTAAACGGCGATCGTACCTGCCAGTTCGAAGCTACCCCTTCTGCTGCTAATCCGGCACGGTTAGAAGTGGCCTATATTGATGCTTCCGGCAACGCCATCAAGTTGGATGAAGAGAAGATCAACAGCGGGAAGCTGGGCGGTTTATTTAAATTCCGTAATGAGGATCTGGTTGACGCTCGCGATCAGCTAAATCAGCTTGCGTTGCAAATGGCTAACCGTTTTAACGAAGTGAATGCGGCAGGGTTTGATATTGAAGGCGAAGCTGGCGGAGATATTTTCACCATTACCGATCCGACAGCGTTAATGAATCGTAATAATCAGGGCGATGCCTCGCTCGATATTAGCTTTAGCGAAATTTCGCAGGTGAAAGCGCAGGATTATACCCTGGTTTATCAGGGGCCGGGTGCCAACGATTGGCTAATTACCGATAGCAGCGGCAGAGAGATTACGCCGGAAATTGGCGCAGCGGGCGAGCTCACCTTTGAGGGTATCACCATCCAGCCGCAGGGCACGCCTGAAGCCGGCGACAGCTTTATTTTTAACTCCGCTGGCGGCGTGGCTGAAAATATTGCGGTAGCCATTAGCAGCGGCGACAAAATTGCCGCATCCAGCTCCGATGATATCGATGAAGAAAGTAATAACGAAAATATCAAAGATATGATCGCTATTAAAAACGAGAGCCTGGTCGGCAAGGCGACATTAACCGAAGCCTATGCCAGCCTGGTCAGCTCTGTAGGCTCTTCGGTTAATGCGTTAAAGGGCAATACGGAAGTTGCAGGATACGTTAAAGACCAGCTGGTTGAGCAGCAACAAAATGTGGCGGGCGTGGATCCGACGGAAGAATACATTTATATGCAAATGTATACCCAATATTACCAGGCCAACACCCAGGTATTGCAAACCGCCACCACTATTTTTGATGCAATTTTAAGTATCCGATAA
- the flgL gene encoding flagellar hook-associated protein FlgL has translation MRISSLYMFQRQIGNLSNSTANANDIAARLAYGQSLLKPSDDPAGASQAVIYQNSLANIEQYETARQYAQDALAQQDEAMNSIGSLLTKNLSEKIVAAGNGTYSEQDRAALAKELEGIRGNLMNLANSRNSNGRYIFAGYNTGSEPFTQDGSYVGGNKPIVQVVADSTEMQVSHTGSDVFMSGTPDDVFAALDSAITALTAPITDDADREALQLTLDKANVSIKKNIDNLGKVQAMVGTNLQQLDMLGSSADTHKIDVESSLQETLGADMDSFTTLVVQSKMTEFALNSSYMVFQTMQQMSIFNMLK, from the coding sequence ATGCGGATTAGCTCACTCTATATGTTTCAACGGCAAATTGGCAACCTGTCTAACAGCACCGCCAACGCCAACGATATTGCTGCCCGACTGGCTTATGGGCAATCCTTGCTGAAGCCGTCAGACGATCCGGCAGGCGCCTCTCAGGCGGTCATTTATCAGAACTCGCTGGCAAATATTGAACAATATGAAACCGCACGTCAGTATGCGCAGGATGCACTGGCGCAGCAGGATGAAGCAATGAATTCGATCGGTTCGTTGTTAACGAAAAACCTGTCAGAGAAAATTGTCGCTGCTGGAAACGGCACCTATTCTGAGCAGGATCGTGCAGCGTTGGCGAAAGAGCTGGAAGGCATTCGTGGTAATCTGATGAACCTTGCTAATAGCCGCAACAGTAATGGACGCTATATTTTTGCTGGCTATAACACCGGCAGCGAACCTTTTACGCAGGATGGCTCCTATGTCGGCGGCAATAAGCCGATCGTGCAGGTGGTCGCCGACAGTACGGAAATGCAGGTTAGTCATACCGGCAGTGATGTTTTCATGTCAGGCACGCCAGACGATGTTTTTGCCGCTCTGGATAGCGCCATTACCGCATTAACCGCGCCGATAACGGATGATGCCGACCGTGAGGCGCTGCAGCTTACGCTGGATAAGGCCAACGTTTCGATCAAAAAGAACATCGATAATCTGGGCAAAGTGCAGGCGATGGTAGGCACCAATCTTCAGCAGTTGGATATGCTGGGCTCCAGCGCCGATACGCATAAAATAGACGTGGAAAGCAGCCTGCAGGAAACGCTGGGCGCCGATATGGACAGCTTTACCACGCTGGTCGTTCAGTCAAAAATGACCGAATTTGCTTTAAATTCTTCTTATATGGTATTCCAGACCATGCAACAAATGTCGATTTTCAATATGCTTAAGTAA
- a CDS encoding methyl-accepting chemotaxis protein: MLNNLKIVTGINIAIYSLILMLLGIVGFGYYSASTSSQQFSQFMQVSENASVLDDADNAINSLLEKIYALTLTTSKGEKATTQQLSEARRSLALAQERLKRFYAQPYQQDAIAIVDKIKQQADTLMGMLVSRLENINQADNAVREMNKISAARILFENEIKQYSARFDALIDTIELEAKANNSRFNTLAISAGIIALALAVCMRLWLKRALFRRLDETVKTFQSMSTGKLDEAIPTGAANEIGLMFIELEKLRQWVTMTVSAIRSGVSRINASAQEIVSGNNNLSSRTEEQASSLQQTAASMEELKITVRQNADNAHTARQLAESASGSARNGGEVMVSLNTIMSRIIESSRQIGDINSVIDSIANQTNILALNAAVEAARAGEQGRGFAVVAGEVRHLAKRSADAAKEIRSLINTCVADMHSGSQEVDQAGTAMQQIIQSVSQVTDIMAEIASASDEQSAGINQIAQAVNELDLVTQQNAEMVEQAATAAISMEGHAEQLGNLVAHIRLKEEVEETVIEHPPLLSPVRLLPETKHKGGELDHIKPVGEWESF; encoded by the coding sequence ATGCTCAATAATTTAAAAATCGTCACGGGAATTAATATTGCCATCTATAGCCTGATTTTAATGCTGTTGGGCATTGTGGGCTTCGGTTATTACAGTGCCTCAACATCAAGTCAGCAATTTTCACAATTTATGCAGGTCAGTGAAAACGCATCGGTTCTGGATGATGCCGATAACGCAATAAATAGTCTGTTAGAGAAAATTTACGCGTTAACTTTGACAACCAGCAAAGGAGAAAAGGCAACGACACAGCAGCTTAGTGAAGCCCGACGGTCGCTTGCTTTGGCCCAGGAACGCTTAAAGCGTTTCTATGCGCAGCCGTATCAACAAGATGCCATTGCAATTGTTGATAAAATCAAACAGCAGGCGGATACGTTAATGGGGATGCTTGTATCGCGACTGGAAAATATCAACCAGGCCGATAATGCTGTGCGCGAAATGAATAAAATTTCCGCCGCTCGCATCCTTTTTGAAAATGAAATAAAGCAGTACAGTGCTCGCTTCGATGCATTGATCGATACGATAGAGCTGGAAGCGAAAGCCAACAACAGCCGCTTCAATACGCTGGCGATTAGCGCCGGTATTATTGCACTGGCGTTGGCGGTTTGCATGCGCCTGTGGCTCAAACGCGCGCTTTTCCGGCGCCTGGATGAGACGGTGAAAACTTTCCAGTCCATGTCGACGGGCAAACTGGACGAAGCGATCCCGACTGGCGCCGCTAATGAGATCGGTCTGATGTTCATTGAGCTGGAAAAGCTGCGTCAGTGGGTAACAATGACCGTCTCGGCTATCCGCAGCGGCGTAAGCCGTATTAATGCCTCAGCGCAGGAAATCGTCAGCGGCAATAATAATCTCTCTTCGCGTACCGAAGAACAGGCTTCTTCTTTGCAGCAGACTGCCGCAAGTATGGAAGAGCTGAAAATTACGGTGCGGCAGAACGCAGATAATGCGCATACCGCGCGGCAACTGGCAGAAAGCGCCAGCGGCAGCGCCCGTAACGGCGGCGAGGTTATGGTAAGCCTCAATACGATTATGAGCAGGATTATTGAAAGCTCACGTCAGATTGGCGATATCAATAGCGTGATCGACAGCATCGCGAATCAAACCAATATTCTGGCGCTGAATGCCGCGGTGGAAGCGGCACGAGCCGGTGAGCAGGGACGTGGATTCGCTGTAGTCGCGGGTGAAGTACGTCATCTGGCGAAGCGCAGCGCCGACGCGGCGAAGGAGATACGTTCGCTGATAAACACCTGCGTGGCGGATATGCATTCCGGTTCACAGGAGGTTGATCAGGCGGGAACGGCAATGCAACAAATTATCCAGTCGGTCTCTCAGGTGACGGACATTATGGCGGAGATCGCCTCAGCTTCTGATGAACAAAGCGCTGGCATTAACCAAATTGCTCAGGCGGTGAACGAGCTCGATTTAGTCACCCAGCAAAATGCCGAAATGGTCGAGCAGGCGGCGACAGCGGCAATAAGTATGGAAGGTCATGCAGAACAGCTGGGCAACCTGGTGGCGCATATCAGGCTAAAGGAAGAAGTGGAAGAGACGGTTATCGAACACCCACCACTATTAAGTCCGGTAAGGTTGTTACCTGAAACTAAACACAAGGGAGGTGAGTTGGATCACATTAAGCCGGTAGGAGAATGGGAAAGTTTTTAA
- a CDS encoding RNA polymerase sigma factor FliA has protein sequence MNELYTSEGMVDKNALWKKYAFLVRHEALRLQVRLPTCVELDDLIQAGAIALLNAIDHFDPKKGIVFSTYITQRIRWALIDELRERDWVPRRIRSNAREIAGVIHRIEQATGKAAKEADIAAEMNITLSEYRQMLADTNASQICSLDELQEELADRFEQPDIQHEKLNPLNKITQHRLLTKIADEIKKLPEREQVLLNLYYQQELNMKEIGEILGITETRVSQLHSQGIKRIRSRLQLLG, from the coding sequence GTGAATGAATTATATACCTCTGAAGGTATGGTAGATAAAAATGCCTTATGGAAAAAGTATGCTTTCCTGGTACGCCATGAGGCATTAAGGCTACAGGTGCGGTTACCCACCTGCGTAGAGCTGGATGATTTGATTCAGGCGGGTGCAATTGCGCTCCTTAACGCTATCGACCATTTCGATCCTAAAAAAGGCATTGTTTTTAGCACCTATATTACCCAGCGTATACGTTGGGCTTTGATTGATGAACTACGAGAGCGTGACTGGGTACCGCGTCGTATCCGCAGTAACGCACGAGAAATTGCCGGGGTTATTCATCGTATCGAACAGGCGACGGGAAAAGCCGCTAAAGAGGCGGATATTGCTGCTGAGATGAATATAACACTTAGTGAGTATAGACAAATGCTGGCGGATACTAACGCCAGCCAAATATGCTCGCTGGATGAACTGCAGGAAGAGCTGGCGGACAGGTTTGAACAGCCTGATATACAACATGAAAAACTTAATCCGCTCAATAAGATTACGCAGCACAGGTTACTGACAAAAATTGCTGATGAGATTAAAAAGCTACCCGAAAGGGAGCAGGTATTATTGAATCTCTACTACCAGCAAGAGTTGAATATGAAAGAAATTGGTGAAATCCTTGGAATAACGGAAACGCGGGTAAGCCAGCTGCATAGCCAGGGAATTAAACGCATCCGTTCTCGTTTGCAATTACTCGGGTAA
- the flhD gene encoding flagellar transcriptional regulator FlhD produces MHSSDTNDQLQTIHDLNLTYLVLAQRLIREDKFAAGFRLGLDGTILDTLSELTLPQLIKMAATSQLICRLRVDDKELIDCLTKASRIDALQQIHTGIILSTELLNSLSEQNHSPC; encoded by the coding sequence ATGCACAGCTCTGATACTAACGATCAGCTTCAAACTATCCATGACCTGAACCTGACTTATTTGGTTCTGGCGCAAAGGCTTATCCGTGAAGATAAGTTCGCCGCGGGTTTTCGCCTGGGGTTAGACGGCACCATTCTTGATACGCTCAGTGAGCTTACTCTGCCGCAGCTGATCAAGATGGCGGCTACCAGCCAGCTAATATGCCGCTTGCGCGTAGATGACAAAGAATTAATTGACTGTCTGACGAAAGCCTCACGTATTGATGCGTTACAACAAATCCATACTGGCATTATTTTATCAACGGAGTTGCTCAACTCGCTTTCCGAGCAAAACCATTCACCTTGCTGA
- the flhC gene encoding flagellar transcriptional regulator FlhC: MSEKSILDEIKEVQMAMELITFGARMQVLESEISLSRRRLLRLYKELRGCPPPKGMLPFSAEWFMSWEQNIHSSMFYNIYLFIRKIENCRPIEALIKAYRLYLEQCPVKPTEKPVLGLTRAWALLRFIECGMIGRTECIACHGAFVITHEHAKEPFTCSLCSPPSRAAKKCESYDIAG, encoded by the coding sequence ATGAGTGAAAAAAGTATCCTGGACGAAATCAAAGAAGTCCAGATGGCAATGGAGCTTATTACTTTTGGTGCCAGAATGCAGGTGCTGGAAAGTGAGATCAGCCTAAGTCGTAGGCGACTGCTAAGGCTTTACAAGGAACTGCGCGGCTGTCCCCCGCCAAAAGGCATGCTGCCTTTTTCTGCGGAGTGGTTTATGTCCTGGGAGCAGAATATCCACTCATCGATGTTTTACAATATTTATCTTTTTATCAGAAAAATAGAAAATTGCCGCCCTATCGAAGCATTAATCAAAGCTTACCGTTTATACCTGGAACAGTGCCCGGTTAAACCTACAGAAAAACCAGTGCTGGGATTAACCCGTGCATGGGCACTCTTACGTTTTATTGAGTGCGGCATGATAGGACGTACAGAATGTATCGCCTGTCACGGCGCTTTTGTTATTACCCATGAACATGCAAAAGAGCCCTTTACCTGCAGCTTATGCAGCCCGCCTTCCCGCGCGGCGAAAAAATGTGAAAGCTATGATATTGCCGGTTAA
- the motA gene encoding flagellar motor stator protein MotA translates to MLVIIGYVVVFATVFGGFVLSGGHLGALYQPTELLIIGGAGVGAFIVGNNGKAISATMKSFPLLFKGSQYNKAVYMELMALMFLLLTKARQSGMMALENDIEDPQSSTLFANYPRLIADKLLMNFLVDYLRLMISGNMSPHEIEALMDEEIETCEHELEVPAGSLNSVGDAFPAFGIVAAVMGVVNALAAADRPAAELGELIAHAMVGTFLGILLAYGFILPLAALLRQKSSEKVKMLQCIKVTLLSSMSGYAPQIAIEFGRKILFSTERPTFIELEEHVRQVKSNAGSDSESAP, encoded by the coding sequence ATGCTGGTTATTATCGGGTATGTGGTTGTTTTTGCCACTGTTTTTGGTGGGTTTGTTCTATCTGGTGGTCATCTTGGCGCGCTTTATCAACCTACCGAACTGCTTATCATCGGCGGGGCTGGCGTAGGCGCATTTATTGTAGGAAATAATGGTAAAGCCATCTCTGCTACCATGAAGTCATTTCCTCTGCTGTTTAAAGGCTCACAGTACAATAAAGCGGTTTACATGGAATTAATGGCGCTGATGTTTTTATTACTGACCAAAGCGCGACAAAGCGGAATGATGGCGCTGGAAAATGATATAGAAGACCCACAAAGCAGTACCCTTTTCGCCAACTATCCGCGTCTTATTGCCGATAAGTTATTAATGAATTTCCTGGTCGATTATCTGCGCCTGATGATCAGCGGCAATATGAGCCCGCATGAAATTGAAGCCTTAATGGATGAAGAAATTGAAACCTGCGAGCATGAGCTTGAGGTGCCGGCCGGCAGCCTGAACTCCGTGGGTGATGCTTTTCCTGCTTTCGGCATTGTGGCGGCGGTAATGGGCGTGGTTAATGCGCTGGCGGCAGCCGATCGGCCCGCGGCTGAACTGGGCGAACTGATCGCGCACGCCATGGTAGGCACCTTTTTAGGGATTCTGCTGGCGTACGGTTTTATCCTGCCGCTGGCAGCCCTGCTGCGGCAAAAAAGCAGTGAGAAAGTGAAGATGCTGCAATGCATTAAAGTCACGCTGCTTTCCAGCATGAGTGGGTATGCGCCGCAGATAGCGATCGAATTCGGACGTAAAATCCTTTTTTCCACTGAACGCCCTACCTTTATTGAGCTTGAAGAGCATGTGCGTCAAGTGAAGTCGAATGCCGGCAGTGATTCGGAAAGTGCGCCATGA
- the motB gene encoding flagellar motor protein MotB: MSKNKHPIIIVRKRKKHGHGHHGGSWKIAYADFMTAMMAFFLVMWLITSSSPQQRHSIAEYFQTPLKVALSQGNQASLSESVIPGGGSDMVHKEGVVNRSTPRDNTDLKRLRKARDRLESMVKTDPKLSNFQSNLRMQLTENGLLIQIIDTQDRPMFKLGSKQLEGYLKGIFESLVPVINQLPNRVSLTGHTDSLPYAHGDTGYSNWELSADRANASRRALISAGLAANKFLRVVGTADSMVLDNTSPHDPINRRISILVLSQNKEKSLIKDDSLIQDVASHENIEAIKDELKITPQTNEGAAALAN; the protein is encoded by the coding sequence ATGAGTAAAAATAAGCACCCGATCATTATCGTCCGCAAGCGGAAAAAACACGGCCATGGTCATCATGGTGGTTCATGGAAAATCGCCTACGCCGATTTTATGACGGCGATGATGGCGTTTTTCCTTGTCATGTGGCTGATTACCAGTAGCTCTCCACAGCAGCGACACAGTATTGCGGAATATTTCCAAACGCCTTTAAAGGTGGCGTTATCGCAGGGCAATCAGGCCAGCCTGAGCGAAAGCGTTATTCCAGGCGGCGGTAGCGATATGGTACACAAAGAGGGCGTAGTTAACCGCTCTACGCCGCGCGACAATACCGATCTTAAGCGGCTGAGAAAAGCGCGCGATCGTCTGGAAAGCATGGTTAAAACCGATCCCAAACTCAGTAATTTCCAGTCAAATCTGCGTATGCAGCTCACCGAAAATGGTCTTCTCATTCAAATTATCGATACTCAGGACCGGCCGATGTTTAAGCTGGGCAGCAAACAGCTGGAAGGCTATTTGAAAGGTATTTTCGAGAGCCTGGTCCCGGTGATTAATCAGTTGCCTAATCGGGTTAGCCTGACGGGGCATACTGATTCTCTTCCCTATGCGCATGGCGATACGGGTTACAGCAACTGGGAGCTTTCCGCCGATCGCGCTAACGCTTCGCGGCGTGCATTAATCAGTGCTGGCCTGGCGGCCAATAAATTTCTGCGGGTAGTAGGAACGGCGGATTCGATGGTGCTGGATAATACCTCGCCCCATGATCCTATTAACCGCCGCATTAGTATTTTGGTATTAAGCCAAAATAAAGAGAAATCGTTGATTAAGGATGACAGCTTAATCCAGGACGTAGCCAGTCATGAAAATATCGAAGCAATAAAGGATGAGCTAAAGATAACACCGCAAACCAATGAAGGTGCTGCCGCGCTTGCGAATTAA